A region of the Arachis hypogaea cultivar Tifrunner chromosome 15, arahy.Tifrunner.gnm2.J5K5, whole genome shotgun sequence genome:
attaataaactaaatcttgaattggtctaaattaatatttttttaatagaaaatgatTACAATACCCTTATCatggaaaataataaaatactcttattatatatatatatatatgaattatgaaaatcttaaattctaactcTTTTCTTCCTTAGTGCCGTCATGGGGTTAAGATttagggttatatatatatatatatatatatatatatatatatatatatatatatatatatatatataatgtgagtattttagtcattttttataatagagtattgcagttattttttataaaaataaaatattaatttagatcgattTAAAATTTGGTTTATCGATTTTTTGGCTAAATCAGTTCGTCTGATCTAATTAattatgacaaaaataatacGGTTTAATcgattacatatataaaattttaattgtaaaaaaatatctttaaaaaaaatattttagacatTTTTATCTGAGTGACTTCCTACATATATATCTGCATATGAATGTCAAATATCGAAGTAGTTATTTACTAAACTAGATAATTCTAATTAATCTTCactaagctttttttttttttggcgggTGAAATCTGATGTCAAAGGTAATAATACGCAAAAGAGAAAGTATAAAAGAATAGCACATATACTTAATAACGCAAACAATGAATTAAAAAatgtcaaattaattttaaaatttaaattattaattaattaaatattattagattttaaaatttaaaatttaaaattaacactCCTAAATACATTTACACTACATCGATTTCTACTATTTCATCATAACAATATTTTTGACTTCCACCTCACAGTCTTCATAGTATCCCGTCGGTTCACATTCACATTTCACCGTCGCCGCCAAAAGCAGCTTTGACGCAAAGTGCTTGCTATCCGAGAGTGCCGCTGTCCTGTGATACATGTGCAGCTTCAACCATTGTCGTTTCACGATCCTGTGCTCTTGCCTACGCTGCTTTTCACGACCCCAGGGCTGCTGCCACCTCCACAGTGCCCTGCCAGTCCTCCTCCACAATTCACCATCACCGCCGCGAAAACTTTGATGCGAGGTGCTTGTCCGTCCGAGAATGCCGCTGTCCCGCGATACCTGTGCAATCGTAGCCACTACTATTTTGCGATCCCGTGCTCCCGCCGCCGTTGCTGTTCACGACTCTTATCAATTAagtcggatgttcattttactaagtATGCAGATGATTCTTTTAATTCTAAAGTGGATGTTTATTTGGGTATGCCattacttgatttgcttgattctacaAGCACAAGCTCCGTaaaatgttcattttactatgtatgCATATGGTTCTTTTCACTAAGATATAGATGTTTATTTGGGTCATACTATTTGGGTAAACGAAGCAAAACAGCATGCGATGAAAATGGCAAAGACACGATGCAGCGGCATGGAAGCAAGGGCAGAGGTGCAGGGAGCGCGATGcaaggaagaagaaggtgcagcGGCGGCGTCGATTACAGAGAACACATGGATGGTGTGATGCATGGGAGAAGAAGGTGCAGCAGTGGTGCGGCGCGTTACTTCTTCAGACGATGGTGGCGCTGGTGAGGTGCGTTGGTGACGGGGCGACAGGAAATGGGGAGTAAAGCGGCTGCAATAAAAAGAGAGAAAGGTGGAAGGTAAGAGACTAAGGTTGTAATGGATAAATGGGGtggaatattttttgttttagtggGCCTGGAGTGCAACTCATTGTTCACGTTGTTCGCACCCcgaataaagttaaaaaaaaaaaacaatccaCCCAAATTATCCAACCAAAGAACCCCAttcaataattcaaaaattttaaccaTCCATGATACCTTAATTTACCAAAGCACTAGCTTTTTCCTTAAACCCTCTGCTATCGCCACTTCACCAACCAGCCCCTTTCGCCGGCATCACTCTCTCCCTCACTGGATATCATCATCCTGAGTTCTTCACACCGTCGCTTGGTCACTAACTAGCCCCATCGTCGCCGTCGGGATCCTCCTCACTGAGTCACCGCCACGTCAAGGAGAATTTGAGATAACATCAAATCTAATcaaataaccatccacttaagaataaaaataatcatccacatgcctattgaattgaacatccagcatATTTTAATTGTATCTAACTAAACCCAATCCAATCAAATAACCATtcgcatacctactaaaatgactaTCCGACATATTATTGAACTAATATGTATCACCTTCAGAAGTTTAGATATACATACAGAGGTAATAAGTAATAACCTTTGGTTAAGAACCAGTTGCACCGATAACTAAAATGGTCTTTTCCTTGAAATACTCCTCAACACTATTACTTGTGAACTCTGCCATATCTAATTGAAATAACAAATAGTTGTAGTAATTAACGGTATATGAAAATGCGTACTAAATCTTATGTAGTTGTTTGGCTCTATCAATAACTGCTACAAAATACTATTTACGGCTGCGTCTGCATGAGCTGCAGAGGGACAGCGACACACGATCAAGATGCAGCGGTATCAGTGTGAGGGTGCAGCAGTGTCAGCACGAGCCGTGGGGGGACAGCGGTGTGGGGTGAGGTTGCACGGCGTGCATGGACATCGGTATTTCGACTGCATTGCATTAGGCGTGAGACTGCGGCGTCGGAACGGCTGTCTCCAGCGCCAATGGCGAGTTTTGGGCATGAACCGGAGATTGATGACGGTGAGTTTTAAGCGTGGAGGGAAGGACCATCGGGATGAAGGATGATGTGAGTGGAGGAGGGGCAGGAGGAGGGTTGAGATGAAATGGAAACGTGATGTCACAGTATATTAAAAAGAGGTTATGTTgcctaatcctaataatttaaattcaaaaattaattattctaagaAATTGAGAatctgattttaataattaatttaacttttttttaagctattattcacattgttcaaCATTTACATTGTTTACctctatttttttaattgctatcatcaataattcaatataCAACATTAATAAATATTTTCTCTCACACAACCACAAAAATTAACAAGTGCAATACTAGATTAATGCACAAATTCTCTgtataaccataaaaaaaaatgtataaacaaaaaaatcacctCCCTAATGCAATAGTCACCACCACCTATATATGTTTAAATAGTATATTAATTACATCAATAATATTTCATTATTCCCTTGGTTGTTATTTCCACTTCTTGATCATTTCAAGAAAAATTTCATTCCATGTATCTATAGGCCCTGGCAAACACCAATGAACACAATCATTTTGAACATGTTCTGGAACCCCTTTAGAAAATGGAAAAGGATACATATAAGGACCAGGATGACCATCAGGTCTTAAGAGTGCTAATTTTGTTACATCCAATGCCTCAAATCTAATAAACCCTAATAATCCACTTTCATTATTGGCTTTTTCCTTGGCAATTGCCACTTCTTCCATCTCAATCCTCCTAATCTCAGCATCCATTCCTTCAagctttttctcttcttccttatAAGGCCTAGTCATTGAACATGTACCTGCCTTATCCCAATCACCTTCAAAATGAGCAGGTGAAAATGTCTTCACAATTACATCAACACCATTATTATTGGAATTTCCATTTCTACCCCCTGCTAGTTTCCTCTCAATTATGCTATTAAGGGTAGTCCTTAATGCCTTCCTTAATGGATCATAAAAATCAATTTGAGTGTGATTAAATTCAGCAACATTCAAGCTTCCCAAAATTTTCCCACCCTCATAGTAAATTGAAGGAAGCAAAAACCAATGGCCAAATGAAATTACAATCATATCCCAATTACCGATATCCCTAGCCCACCTCTCATTAACATGATCCAAATACATAGTATTATAATATTGCCCATTATTTGATCTCTCTACACCTTGAACAAGAAATGGGGACCAATACAATGAGAAACTTGAATTATGAGAAGGGAAGTGCCACCTACGGAATTTATTGTCCTCACCATTTCTATACACAAGATTTGGTGTTGAAATTGTGGACAACATGCATAGTAGTGACTCTAATTGATTCCTAGCAAGAGAGTCACCAAGAAAAGCAATGTGCTTGTTCCTAACAAGTTGGAGAAAAATGTTGGGGTCAAACCTTGGAAGATTGCATTGACTTGGCTTCCATCTCCAATATAGGTACCCTGAGTCAGGTCTTCCATTTGGGGTGCATTTCTCAGTCCCTTTGACCGTTCCACATGTGGTTGCATTGTACATAGGGCCTGTGTTGTCACTCACCCATTCTCCATTGGAGTAGTCACATTGGTTCTCTTCATCGTCATAATAAGCCTTTTCCTTTTCTGCCACACcgagaaaaattaataataaattacaatGCATTTATGTGAAGCATTCTAGTAATAAACCAACAAACTTAATAAAGCCCCATGTCACACGTTGTTATATTATGTGtgagttgtgaaaataaaaattttggaaaacgggtttttttttcaaattaccaaatacaaaaaaaaataagtgaAAGAGAGCTTATTGTGGAATTTAAGACCAACAAATAAGTAATAATCAATCACTTTCTCTGCTTCAAAATAATTGTGAATCTAGATAATAAAGTGGTGCATTGAAAATGTATTTGAATAATTCAGACACGTTGAGTTTCCAATGCACTATTTTGCTTAAACTCACAGTTATGTTTTGAAACAGATGTAGTATATATTTTTAAGCAAGATAGAAGAAAGTACACCATGCATAAACATTGCACGATGCATATACCTGTAGAAGAAGAATTTGTTGTTAATGACGACGacgaagaaggaaaagaaggaggaataggggaagaagaagaagaagaaagagaagagtggTAGGTGATGGTGATGGAGTTTGAATGAGGAAGATGATGAGTTTGTGGAGGAGAGGGAGGAGGAAAGGAAAGAGGGTAAAAGTGTAAGCAAAGCAAAGCAGTGGGAAGAAGAGCAATAGGAAGCAAAGCATAGAGTGTTAATGGAAGAATTCTCTTAATGAGACATAATGATTGATCCTTGAATGGGTTTGTAGCATTTCCCATCTTCTCTGCTTTTGTGTTTGTTTATGTTAATGTGGAAGTTGAAGAGGTAGATAGAGATGTTTGCTAAGCACAATATTGGATCTTCCACAATCTCTGAAAGTTTTCACAAGTTGTGTTTTTGTGGAGATTCGGTCATGGAACACTGAAATACAATGATTGTATTCATTCCGGATTTGTTGCAGAGCGAGAAAAGGCACAAATGATAAGGTCTTCTTATCAATTATGCGCAGTAACTAGAGCAATTTACTCCTCTTCCTTTTGTTTGACTTGTCATACCTTAATAATTAAAGTCGAAACTCAGATGCAGTCGATTTCACGTAGCGGTTAgataatttaactgatttgactaaattttcatctaataacttacaattataagtaaataaatacaaaaagtaaaaaaaaaaagataagtttTGTTATTGTGCAATTTATCGCTTATATATAGTTAGTTACTGCTCTGTACTCTCCTCTTTAATCTTGTTCCCTACCCTCCGTTTCTGGTTCATCCGTTCTGTTTTGCTCTTTTTAGTAGGAGCAGATTTTTGTTTTCATATTAGAATTAGTATTTCTGCTATTATCTTGTACATTAAAAATGGATATTAAATATCAAGAATAGACACCACGAAAAGCGGGGGACAAGCATTTAATcatttatagtggtaaaatataaataaaaatataaaaaatgataatttcaCTCTAGATGTGATTTTTTTATGTTGTATATTCAGGGAGCTAGAGTTTTTTAATGGAGGGGGTCAACATGTAATATATAACTTGacaagagaaaagaaataaaattaagaaggttaaattgtaaaataatcaattttttatataaaaatgatcAAGTTAGGGGGGACCATTGCCCCCGTTTCTTAATACCAAAATCCATCCCTTTGTATATTATATGAAATATGAatatgaatttataaaaaatatcagtatcaaaataaaaatgacaatATTCATTTCTAAATATAAAACCACAGTTTTGTAGgtttttttttcccctttaaaATCGCATTAATACTTTTCCCCTTTAGTTTGGTTATAACTTTATTTCTTTGCACTTATACTTCATCAACTCCCAAACTCCCAATCAttccaataataaatt
Encoded here:
- the LOC112750062 gene encoding xyloglucan O-acetyltransferase 2; translated protein: MGNATNPFKDQSLCLIKRILPLTLYALLPIALLPTALLCLHFYPLSFPPPSPPQTHHLPHSNSITITYHSSLSSSSSSPIPPSFPSSSSSLTTNSSSTEKEKAYYDDEENQCDYSNGEWVSDNTGPMYNATTCGTVKGTEKCTPNGRPDSGYLYWRWKPSQCNLPRFDPNIFLQLVRNKHIAFLGDSLARNQLESLLCMLSTISTPNLVYRNGEDNKFRRWHFPSHNSSFSLYWSPFLVQGVERSNNGQYYNTMYLDHVNERWARDIGNWDMIVISFGHWFLLPSIYYEGGKILGSLNVAEFNHTQIDFYDPLRKALRTTLNSIIERKLAGGRNGNSNNNGVDVIVKTFSPAHFEGDWDKAGTCSMTRPYKEEEKKLEGMDAEIRRIEMEEVAIAKEKANNESGLLGFIRFEALDVTKLALLRPDGHPGPYMYPFPFSKGVPEHVQNDCVHWCLPGPIDTWNEIFLEMIKKWK